A window from Drosophila subobscura isolate 14011-0131.10 chromosome O, UCBerk_Dsub_1.0, whole genome shotgun sequence encodes these proteins:
- the LOC117896530 gene encoding protein midgut expression 1 has product MCKCLAGNVVCCCFNCALSVLISIISTFLIVFIVVGLTVYFVYYYEKEDDVSKLKNQVTDNFQSGLDKIKDALSK; this is encoded by the exons atgtgcaagtgtcTGGCCGGTAACGTAGTGTGCTG CTGCTTTAATTGCGCACTAAGTGTGCTAATATCAATCATCAGCACTTTTCTAATCGTGTTTATTGTGGTTGGATTGACTGTGTACTTTGTTTACTATTACGAGAAGGAGGATGATGTGTCCAAGCTCAAAAACCAGGTCACGGACAACTTCCAGTCAGGCCTTGACAAAATAAAAGATGCCCTAAGCAAGTAG